The genomic segment ACACTTTCACCGTTTTACCGAGGCTGCTCTGCGCCTTGGGGATCGTAACGTCCAGGACGCCATTGCGACAGGTCGCCGACACACCCGATTCGCTCACCGGACCGGGCAGTTCGATCTTGCGCGCGAAGCTGCCATAGCGACACTCGCCGCGCAGCTTGCGACACGCCGCCTGGCTCTCGCCCGCCCCGACGGCGCCCGGTTTTTCACTCGCCCGCGCAGGCTCGGCCTTGAACCCGCGAATCGAGAGCGTCTGACCCAGCATCTCGACCGAAACGTCTTCCGCCGCCATGCCCGGCAACTCGGCTCGGACGATGTACCGATCCGCCTCCTCGAAGAGATCCAGGCACGGCGCCCAGTCCTGACCATCAAGCGGCGCGGTGCTCAAGCCCAGATGCCACACACGATCCAGCAGCCGATCCACCTCGTTCCGCACCCCCTGCACGTTGAACGGCCAATCCGACGGAAACGGGAAACTTGCCATGAGTGATTTCTCCTGCTGCCCCACGCGACGAAATCGCCGCGAATGAACGGACAAGCTCATTATATCACGGACGATGAGCCGGCTCGCCGGCTAATCGCTTCGAGCACGGCCCCGCTCGCCGCGCTGGCG from the Planctomycetia bacterium genome contains:
- a CDS encoding Hsp20/alpha crystallin family protein, with product MASFPFPSDWPFNVQGVRNEVDRLLDRVWHLGLSTAPLDGQDWAPCLDLFEEADRYIVRAELPGMAAEDVSVEMLGQTLSIRGFKAEPARASEKPGAVGAGESQAACRKLRGECRYGSFARKIELPGPVSESGVSATCRNGVLDVTIPKAQSSLGKTVKVSAG